The genomic interval AGTTCTTTTAACTTTCTGAACAGGTCAGCATAAAATTCAAGGCCAAGGTCGGGATGATGACCACCCTGTAAAAGCAGCTGATCACCGCCCAGACGGAAAGTTTCTTCAATTTTGACTTTATAAGTTTCTATGTCAGTGATATAGCTTTCGTCATGTCCGGGTCTTCTGAAGAAATTGCAAAACTTACAGTTCGCTATACAGACGTTGGTGGTATTGACGTTTCTATCAATTTGCCAGGTAACTTTTCCGCTCGGTACTTGTTTTTTTCTCAGCTCATTTGCAACAAAGGCCAGATCGGCAGTAGCAGCATTGTGGTACAAAAACACGCCCTCTTCTTTTGTTAAAAAGTCGAATTGCAGAGCCCTTTGTAATAATTCGGCAGTATTCATACAGCAAATATACCATTTGTTCTGCTGTTTTTATTTCATGAGATTATCACATTTACCCTAAATCATTATTCCTATATTTGACACAATTATATATTTTATGGTAGATTTTAATCGTTTTACACTAGCTAATGGCTTACGTGTTCTGGTACACGAAGATGATACAACCCCTATGGCGGTATTAAACATCCTTTATGATGTTGGTGCGCGTGATGAGGAAGAGGGTAAAACCGGTTTTGCACATCTTTTTGAACACCTCATGTTTGGAGGTTCTGTGAATATACCTGTCTATGATGAACCGCTGCAAAGAGTAGGAGGGGAAAACAATGCTTTCACGAGTAATGACATCACAAATTATTATATCACTTTGCCGGCTACGAATATTGAAACTGCTTTCTGGCTGGAAAGTGATCGTATGCTGAGCCTGGCGTTTTCTGAGAAAAGTCTGGAAACACAGCGTAACGTGGTTTGTGAAGAGTTTAAACAAAGATATTTAAATCAGCCTTATGGTGATGTATGGCTGAAGTTAAGGCCGCTTGCTTATAAAAAGCATGCTTATCGCTGGGCAACTATAGGACAGGATCTCGCGCAAATCGAAAATGCTTCGATGGAAGATGTGAAGGCCTTCTTTAAAAAACATTATAATCCGCAGAATGCCATTATGGTTGTGGGTGGAAATGTAAAAACGGAAGAGATTAAGTTGCTGGCAGAAAAATGGTTCAGTCCTATTCCTGCGGGAGATAAATATGTGAGGAATCTGGTTCAGGAGCCTGCGCAAACTGAAGCGCGTAAGGAAACCGTGACTGCAAATGTTCCTTTAAATGCATTTTACCTGGCTTTTAAAATGTGTGCACGCAGAGATGCTGATTACCAGGCTTATGATCTTTTATCTGATGTACTTTCTCAGGGACAGTCTTCCAGATTATATAACAGTTTACTGAAAGATCAGCAGTTGTTTAGTGATATTCATGCTTATATTACGAGTAGTCTGGATGAAGGTTTATTCGTTGTAGAGGGTAAACTGAGTGAAGGAGTGACGATGGAAGCCGCCGAAAAAGCTGTTTGGGCTGAACTTGATAAAATTGCAACCGAAGAGGTTAGCCAGATAGAATTGACGAAAGTGAAAAATAAGTCGGAATCTATCATGGTGTTTGCGGAAATGAGCCTGCTTGATAAAGCAATGAATCTTGCTTATTATGAGCTATTGGGTGATGCAGACGGATTAAATACTGAAATTCAGAAATACCTTGCTGTTGATGCGGCCAGACTGCTTCAAGTTGCCAAAAAGACTTTTGTGAGAGCGCAATGTTCTACTTTATACTACTTAACTTCCGAAAATGCTTAACCGAACCCTTATACCTGAGTCAAAACAGGTGAATGATATTAATTTTATTGCCCCTCAAAAACAGGAATTAGCAAACGGTATTAAGGTATTTACTGTGAATGCCGGAAAACAGGAGCTTGTTCGTATTGAATTTGTTTTTGAAAATGTAAACTGGGATGAATCTAAACCTTTGCAGGCCATTGCGGTAAACCATTTGATCAACAATGGAACTGATAAGCTTACTGCAAGGGAAATCGCCGATAAGGTAGATTATTATGGTGCCTTTTTGCAAACTGATTACGGTGCTGATCA from Pedobacter sp. WC2423 carries:
- a CDS encoding M16 family metallopeptidase; its protein translation is MVDFNRFTLANGLRVLVHEDDTTPMAVLNILYDVGARDEEEGKTGFAHLFEHLMFGGSVNIPVYDEPLQRVGGENNAFTSNDITNYYITLPATNIETAFWLESDRMLSLAFSEKSLETQRNVVCEEFKQRYLNQPYGDVWLKLRPLAYKKHAYRWATIGQDLAQIENASMEDVKAFFKKHYNPQNAIMVVGGNVKTEEIKLLAEKWFSPIPAGDKYVRNLVQEPAQTEARKETVTANVPLNAFYLAFKMCARRDADYQAYDLLSDVLSQGQSSRLYNSLLKDQQLFSDIHAYITSSLDEGLFVVEGKLSEGVTMEAAEKAVWAELDKIATEEVSQIELTKVKNKSESIMVFAEMSLLDKAMNLAYYELLGDADGLNTEIQKYLAVDAARLLQVAKKTFVRAQCSTLYYLTSENA